In Salvelinus alpinus chromosome 22, SLU_Salpinus.1, whole genome shotgun sequence, one genomic interval encodes:
- the LOC139549268 gene encoding uncharacterized protein, whose translation MQSSRRLLVVLSPAYLTEKSVSLLECRLGLYIQLTSHAHIITVLYSPLPRLPASCTEAKQLRRSTATITWRGRQSEPSTSRFWKRLRLALPVRPLALGRRLIDSTSSHSDLATSLGQQRQPQGAAGPQRQRGGKSAASSGGRGRGRKWRIQRIQEARSREMWKAGHGKNCRVCVREPRGVLGRAAVKTQHPHQPIANSDRPVTQPRLHPSSTETQLGLHSSSTKAQPGLHQISTETEPELHPSSTTTQVGLDPKSTETPAEQPHPSPSQPQNSDNCACDLQ comes from the coding sequence ATGCAGTCAAGCCGCCGGCTCCTGGTGGTCCTGAGCCCTGCCTACCTGACAGAGAAGAGTGTCAGCCTGCTGGAGTGTCGCTTGGGCCTCTACATCCAGCTCACCAGCCACGCACACATCATCACAGTCCTCTACAGCCCCCTCCCGAGACTACCGGCCTCTTGCACTGAGGCCAAGCAGCTACGCCGCAGTACCGCCACTATCACCTGGAGGGGACGCCAGTCGGAGCCGTCCACCTCTCGCTTCTGGAAGCGCCTGCGCCTGGCCCTGCCTGTGAGACCGCTGGCTCTGGGGAGGAGGCTCATCGACAGCACCTCGTCCCACTCCGACCTGGCCACTTCTTTGGGCCAGCAGCGTCAGCCGCAGGGTGCCGCCGggccacagagacagaggggtggcAAGAGTGCAGCAAGCAGCGGTGGCAGAGGCAGGGGGCGCAAGTGGAGGATACAGAGGATACAGGAGGCGCGCAGCAGAGAGATGTGGAAGGCGGGCCACGGTAAGAactgtagagtgtgtgtgagagagcctcGTGGCGTCTTGGGTAGGGCGGCTGTGAAGACCCAGCATCCACATCAACCCATAGCAAACAGTGACAGACCTGTGACCCAACCAAGACTTCATCCAAGCAGCACAGAGACCCAACTAGGACTTCATTCAAGCAGCACAAAAGCCCAACCAGGACTTCATCAAATCAGTACAGAGACCGAACCAGAACTACATCCAAGCAGCACAACGACCCAAGTAGGACTCGACCCTAAGAGTACTGAAACTCCAGCAGAACAACCACATCCTTCCCCTAGCCAACCACAGAACTCTGACAACTGTGCGTGCGACCTACAGTAG